One window from the genome of Comamonas sp. lk encodes:
- the argB gene encoding acetylglutamate kinase, with product MDPITHIAPRDKAEILAQALPYIRKFHGKTMVIKYGGNAMTDPALQADFAEDVVLLKLVGINPVVVHGGGPQIEAALGRLGKKGEFIQGMRVTDEETMEVVEWVLAGEVQQDIVGLIHQAGGKAVGLTGRDGGLIRAKKLKMLDNKDPSIEHDVGQVGDIVAIDPSVVKALQDDAFIPVISPIGFGEENESYNINADVVASKLATVLQAEKLVLLTNTPGVLDKAGKLLTDLTAREIDGLFADGTISGGMLPKISGALDAAKAGVNAVHIIDGRVPHAMLLEILTDQAYGTMIRSH from the coding sequence ATCGACCCCATCACCCACATCGCCCCCCGCGACAAAGCCGAAATTCTGGCGCAGGCACTTCCCTATATTCGCAAGTTCCATGGCAAGACCATGGTGATCAAGTATGGCGGAAACGCCATGACGGACCCTGCCTTGCAGGCCGACTTTGCAGAAGATGTGGTTCTGCTCAAGCTGGTCGGTATCAACCCGGTAGTGGTGCACGGCGGCGGGCCGCAGATTGAGGCGGCACTGGGGCGTCTGGGCAAGAAGGGCGAATTCATCCAGGGCATGCGCGTGACGGATGAAGAGACCATGGAAGTGGTGGAGTGGGTGTTGGCTGGCGAGGTGCAGCAAGATATCGTGGGTCTGATCCATCAGGCCGGCGGCAAGGCTGTGGGCCTGACGGGTCGTGACGGCGGGCTGATTCGTGCCAAGAAGCTCAAGATGCTGGATAACAAGGATCCGAGCATCGAGCATGATGTGGGCCAAGTGGGCGATATCGTGGCCATTGATCCCAGCGTGGTGAAGGCGCTGCAGGACGATGCCTTCATCCCCGTCATCAGCCCCATTGGTTTTGGCGAGGAAAACGAGAGCTACAACATCAATGCCGACGTGGTGGCGAGCAAGCTGGCGACGGTGTTGCAAGCTGAAAAACTGGTGCTTTTAACCAACACTCCCGGCGTTCTGGACAAGGCCGGCAAGCTGTTGACCGATCTGACAGCGCGAGAAATTGATGGTTTGTTTGCCGATGGCACGATTTCCGGCGGCATGCTGCCCAAGATTTCGGGCGCTTTGGATGCTGCCAAGGCCGGCGTGAATGCGGTGCACATCATTGATGGCCGCGTGCCGCATGCCATGTTGTTGGAGATCCTGACCGATCAAGCCTACGGCACCATGATTCGCAGCCACTGA
- the slmA gene encoding nucleoid occlusion factor SlmA encodes MSESEVLSPVSNPDNAAEDLSATPAMAPARKRPKPGERREQILQALAAMLEKPGADRITTAALAAHLGVSEAALYRHFASKAQMFEGLIEFIEQSVFTLVQQIVGRDVPDAPHDAIEGARNANRVIALLLQFGEKNPGMVRVMVGDAIVFEHERLQARMNQFFDRIESTLRQCLRPAAGAMGSAAPTAEASVAASVLASFALGRLQRYARSGFRRLPTEHLDSSLAMMVVV; translated from the coding sequence ATGTCTGAGTCTGAAGTTCTGTCACCCGTATCCAATCCTGACAATGCAGCGGAGGACTTGTCCGCAACTCCTGCCATGGCCCCGGCTCGCAAACGTCCCAAGCCTGGCGAACGTCGCGAGCAAATCCTGCAGGCTCTGGCCGCCATGCTGGAAAAGCCCGGTGCCGATCGCATCACCACGGCTGCGCTGGCTGCCCATTTGGGCGTGAGCGAAGCGGCTTTGTACCGTCACTTCGCCAGCAAGGCCCAGATGTTCGAAGGCTTGATCGAGTTCATCGAGCAGTCTGTGTTCACGCTGGTGCAGCAAATCGTGGGCCGCGATGTACCCGACGCGCCGCATGACGCCATCGAAGGCGCGCGCAATGCCAACCGCGTGATTGCTCTGCTGCTGCAGTTCGGTGAGAAAAATCCCGGCATGGTGCGCGTGATGGTGGGCGATGCCATCGTGTTCGAGCATGAGCGTCTGCAAGCCCGCATGAACCAGTTCTTTGACCGTATCGAATCCACGCTGCGCCAGTGCCTGCGCCCTGCAGCCGGAGCCATGGGCTCGGCCGCGCCTACGGCCGAGGCCTCGGTGGCTGCCAGCGTGCTGGCTTCGTTTGCTCTGGGGCGTTTGCAGCGTTATGCACGCTCGGGCTTCCGCCGCCTGCCTACCGAACATCTGGATTCCAGTCTGGCCATGATGGTGGTCGTGTAA
- a CDS encoding sensor histidine kinase — translation MTANLRLRLLVLLLVPLVLLALMGGWFSYSSADAASTQHDQRLLRLLPALADSVLAPSIAEGTPPLVSLAPSVEDFLRGQGDEVGYAIGDLNGNVVAGDTWIKFDVPGTALAEFHSQEHDGVTYRVGVLKAETYGAGEMVVMLADSSDVRQQWVRQLLMHVLLPNLLLIAGAAVAIYWSVSRAFKPLHKLTQAVERRSPRDLSPIDETTSPEEVRPLVHSLNRLFSLVNAQAEGQRRFVADAAHQLRTPLAALQAQVEAWALSGQEAQRIAKRTGAEAQVVLSVAQIEQLRDATRRTSQLARQLLALSRADARNAEMQPIQKVELKDLCESMLELFIDSASNKGLDFGLEVEPVCVWGHSWLLRELVSNLVENAIKYTPEGGSVTLRCGQRQTPLGTDDSVLLGLPGVRGWAFVEVDDDGPGVPEAERSQITQRFYRAQGVVGEGTGLGLAIADEIAQLHQGALSFDEASSGKGLLVRLELPIQAPAESTDDGKVL, via the coding sequence ATGACCGCGAATCTGCGTTTACGCCTGCTGGTGCTGCTGTTGGTGCCCCTGGTTTTGCTGGCACTTATGGGCGGCTGGTTCAGTTACAGCTCGGCAGATGCAGCGTCCACCCAGCACGACCAGCGCCTGCTGCGTCTGCTGCCAGCCTTGGCAGACTCCGTGCTGGCCCCCTCGATTGCCGAAGGCACGCCGCCTCTGGTATCACTGGCGCCTTCGGTGGAGGATTTCCTGCGCGGTCAGGGCGACGAGGTGGGCTATGCCATCGGCGATCTGAATGGCAACGTGGTGGCCGGCGATACCTGGATCAAGTTCGACGTGCCCGGTACTGCGCTGGCCGAGTTTCACAGCCAGGAGCATGACGGCGTCACCTACCGGGTGGGCGTGCTCAAGGCCGAGACCTATGGCGCGGGCGAGATGGTGGTGATGCTGGCCGACAGCTCCGATGTGCGCCAGCAGTGGGTGCGCCAGCTGCTCATGCATGTGCTGCTGCCCAACCTGCTCTTGATTGCCGGTGCCGCCGTGGCGATTTACTGGTCGGTGAGCCGAGCCTTCAAGCCTTTGCACAAGCTCACACAGGCCGTGGAGCGCCGCTCGCCGCGCGATCTGAGCCCGATTGACGAGACAACCTCGCCCGAGGAAGTGCGGCCGCTGGTGCACTCGCTCAACCGCTTGTTCTCCCTGGTCAATGCCCAGGCCGAAGGTCAGCGCCGCTTTGTGGCCGATGCGGCCCATCAGCTGCGCACCCCGCTGGCTGCGCTGCAGGCCCAGGTGGAAGCCTGGGCGTTGAGCGGGCAGGAGGCGCAGCGCATTGCCAAGCGCACCGGCGCAGAGGCTCAGGTGGTGCTCAGCGTGGCGCAGATCGAGCAGTTGCGAGACGCCACGCGTCGCACCTCGCAGCTGGCGCGCCAGCTGTTGGCTCTGTCGCGGGCCGATGCTCGTAATGCGGAGATGCAGCCGATTCAAAAAGTCGAGCTCAAGGACTTGTGCGAGAGCATGCTGGAGCTATTCATTGATAGCGCTTCCAACAAGGGCCTGGATTTCGGTTTGGAGGTTGAGCCGGTGTGTGTCTGGGGTCACAGCTGGCTGCTGCGCGAGTTGGTCTCCAACCTGGTGGAAAACGCCATCAAATACACGCCCGAAGGCGGCAGCGTCACCTTGCGTTGCGGCCAGCGCCAGACGCCGCTGGGCACGGATGATTCCGTGCTTCTGGGTCTGCCTGGCGTCAGGGGCTGGGCTTTTGTGGAAGTCGACGACGATGGCCCGGGCGTGCCCGAGGCCGAGCGTAGCCAGATCACCCAGCGCTTTTATCGGGCCCAGGGTGTGGTGGGCGAAGGCACGGGTCTGGGTCTGGCGATTGCCGACGAAATCGCGCAACTGCACCAGGGTGCGCTTAGTTTTGATGAAGCAAGCAGCGGGAAAGGTTTGCTGGTCAGACTTGAGTTGCCGATTCAAGCTCCAGCGGAGAGCACTGATGATGGCAAGGTGCTCTAG
- a CDS encoding TetR/AcrR family transcriptional regulator — translation MASSSVSRPNSARAAAHAPSRASKRQADAADAAGNAVSKSRKVATTAQAVDNTEAQESLALESRAAKSSRALPKGQQTKAAIVEAALNLATHIGLEGMSIGAIAELTGMSKSGVFAHFGSREELQISVVHEYHDRFEQEVFYPALDAPRGIPRLRALFDNWMKRTSIEIDSGCIYISGAVEFDDRTGPVRDALVESVSTWHAAMRRTIVQSRDCGDLRADVDENQLLFEIHGLILALHYEARFLHSEGSLQRAQAGFNNILARYASEPPAA, via the coding sequence ATGGCTTCGTCGTCCGTCTCCCGTCCCAACTCCGCCCGTGCTGCGGCCCATGCGCCTAGTCGTGCTTCCAAGCGCCAGGCGGATGCTGCCGATGCTGCTGGCAATGCGGTGAGCAAGTCTCGCAAAGTGGCCACAACTGCACAAGCCGTGGACAACACTGAGGCCCAGGAGAGCTTGGCGCTCGAAAGCCGTGCCGCCAAATCGAGCCGCGCCCTGCCCAAGGGCCAGCAAACCAAGGCTGCGATTGTGGAGGCGGCACTGAATCTGGCCACGCACATCGGTCTGGAAGGCATGTCCATCGGCGCCATTGCCGAGCTGACCGGCATGAGCAAGTCCGGCGTGTTTGCCCATTTTGGCTCACGCGAGGAGCTGCAGATCTCTGTGGTGCATGAGTACCACGACCGCTTTGAACAGGAAGTGTTCTACCCGGCCCTCGATGCCCCGCGCGGTATTCCGCGTCTGCGGGCGCTGTTCGACAACTGGATGAAGCGCACCTCCATCGAGATTGACTCGGGCTGCATCTACATCAGCGGCGCCGTGGAATTCGATGACCGCACCGGCCCCGTGCGCGATGCGCTGGTCGAATCCGTCAGCACCTGGCATGCCGCCATGCGCCGCACGATTGTGCAGAGCCGCGACTGCGGCGATCTGCGCGCCGATGTGGATGAAAACCAGCTGCTGTTCGAAATCCACGGCCTGATTCTGGCCCTGCATTACGAGGCCAGATTTCTGCACAGCGAAGGCTCGCTGCAACGCGCCCAAGCGGGCTTCAACAATATTCTGGCCCGCTACGCCAGCGAGCCGCCAGCGGCCTGA
- a CDS encoding glycosyltransferase family 4 protein — MIADTFPPLRNSGAVQLRDLSREFVAQGHQLTVILPSWEIKEDFLLEEMEGFQVLRLRSPKTKDVNYARRTLSEFLMPFFMKRGYKKTPLCDEKWDGIAWYAPSIFHAPFVNYLKKSSDCKGYLIIRDIFPEWAVDMGLMGKGIVYRFFSAVARYQYSVADVIGVQTPGNLSYFEDWKTNKRKNLVVLQNWLADTKPDSCSIFINRTTLAGRKIFVYAGNMGVAQGMDILIDLADKLKDRRDIGFLFVGRGSEAKRLADEASKRSLNNIEFKDEIHPDEIPALYAQCSVGIVSLDQRHKSHNIPGKFLSYMQSGIPVLANINPGNDLAEIIRGEGVGVVCENADILDLECKAKALINSVETDAYFEKRCRAVYERMFSPSQAVRKIVQELES; from the coding sequence TTGATCGCTGACACTTTTCCTCCCTTGCGAAATTCCGGGGCAGTGCAGTTAAGGGACTTATCGCGTGAGTTTGTTGCTCAAGGCCATCAATTGACGGTCATTCTTCCATCATGGGAGATTAAGGAGGACTTTCTTCTTGAGGAAATGGAAGGTTTCCAGGTCCTGAGGCTGAGGTCCCCAAAAACCAAGGACGTCAATTACGCGAGAAGAACACTGTCAGAATTTTTGATGCCATTTTTCATGAAAAGGGGCTACAAAAAGACCCCTTTGTGTGACGAAAAATGGGATGGGATTGCTTGGTATGCTCCTTCCATATTTCATGCTCCTTTTGTCAATTACTTGAAAAAATCCAGCGATTGTAAAGGTTATCTGATAATAAGAGATATATTCCCTGAATGGGCTGTTGATATGGGTCTGATGGGTAAAGGGATTGTTTACCGCTTCTTCAGTGCAGTGGCCCGCTATCAATATTCTGTGGCTGATGTCATCGGCGTTCAAACTCCTGGAAATCTTTCATATTTTGAAGATTGGAAGACGAACAAGAGGAAAAATCTAGTTGTTCTTCAGAACTGGCTGGCAGATACGAAGCCAGATAGTTGCTCGATATTTATTAATAGGACAACTCTGGCGGGGCGAAAAATATTTGTTTATGCGGGAAATATGGGCGTCGCTCAGGGTATGGACATCCTGATAGATTTGGCAGATAAACTTAAAGATCGACGCGATATTGGGTTTTTGTTTGTTGGTCGTGGCAGTGAGGCAAAAAGGCTTGCCGATGAAGCGAGTAAAAGGTCTTTGAATAACATAGAATTCAAGGATGAGATTCATCCCGATGAGATTCCTGCGCTTTATGCACAATGCTCCGTAGGTATTGTTTCTTTGGATCAGAGGCACAAATCCCATAACATTCCAGGAAAATTCCTTTCCTACATGCAAAGTGGTATTCCCGTTCTGGCAAACATCAACCCTGGAAACGATCTTGCGGAGATCATAAGGGGCGAAGGTGTTGGTGTAGTTTGTGAGAATGCTGATATCCTGGATCTGGAGTGCAAAGCCAAAGCCTTGATCAATTCTGTCGAGACGGATGCCTATTTCGAAAAGAGATGCAGGGCCGTATATGAAAGAATGTTTTCGCCTTCGCAGGCTGTCAGGAAAATTGTCCAGGAACTGGAAAGCTAA
- a CDS encoding acyl-CoA dehydrogenase C-terminal domain-containing protein: protein MPSYNPPLRDMQFLMHEVFKVTETYQQMPKHAEVDVDTINAVLEEAGKFAAQVTFPLNISGDAEGCTLDKATHEVATPKGFKEAYAQFVEGGWPALSCDPEYGGQGLPVVLNSALYEMLNSANQAWTMYPGLSHGAYEALHAYGTPEQKKTYLGKLTSGEWTGTMCLTEPHCGTDLGMLRSKAEPLADGTYKITGNKIFISAGEHNFTDNIVHLVLARLPDAPVGSKGISLFVVPKFHVKADGSLGERNPIFCGALEHKMGIHGNATAQINIDGAIGTLVGEPNKGLQAMFVMMNAARLGVGNQSLGLTEVAFQNALAYAKDRLQMRSLSGVKAKDKPADPIIVHPDVRRMLMTAKAYAEGGRALSTFSALLIDTELHHPDEKVRKDSAELVALLTPIVKAFITDNGWTATTLSQQVFGGHGFITEWGMEQFVRDNRINMIYEGTNGVQALDLLGRKILGNQGATLKKFGKLIAKLVEEEGVNEKMSEFITPIAVLGDQMTKFTTEIGFKGMQNPDEVGAASVDYLRVAGHLVFGYLFARMAQVALREIASGNTDAFYLAKLQTARFYFAKLFPETATLMRTARAGSKSLMDTDAALA from the coding sequence ATGCCCAGCTACAACCCGCCTCTGCGCGATATGCAATTCCTCATGCACGAGGTTTTCAAGGTCACCGAGACCTATCAGCAAATGCCCAAGCATGCTGAGGTGGACGTGGACACCATCAACGCCGTGCTGGAAGAGGCGGGCAAGTTTGCGGCCCAGGTGACCTTTCCGCTCAATATCAGCGGTGATGCCGAGGGTTGCACGCTGGACAAAGCCACCCATGAAGTCGCCACACCCAAGGGCTTCAAGGAGGCTTATGCCCAGTTTGTCGAAGGCGGCTGGCCTGCGCTGTCCTGCGATCCTGAGTACGGCGGCCAGGGCCTGCCCGTGGTGCTGAACTCGGCGCTGTACGAAATGCTCAACAGCGCCAACCAGGCCTGGACCATGTACCCCGGCCTCTCGCATGGAGCCTATGAAGCCCTGCACGCCTACGGCACGCCCGAGCAGAAAAAAACCTATCTGGGCAAGCTGACCAGCGGTGAGTGGACCGGCACCATGTGCCTGACCGAACCACATTGCGGCACCGATCTGGGCATGTTGCGCAGCAAGGCCGAACCGCTGGCCGATGGCACTTACAAGATCACCGGCAACAAGATTTTCATCTCGGCCGGCGAGCACAATTTCACCGACAACATCGTGCACCTGGTGTTGGCCCGTTTGCCCGATGCGCCCGTGGGCTCCAAGGGCATCAGCCTGTTCGTGGTGCCCAAGTTCCATGTGAAGGCAGACGGCAGCCTGGGCGAGCGCAACCCCATCTTCTGCGGTGCGCTGGAGCACAAGATGGGCATTCACGGCAATGCCACGGCCCAGATCAATATCGACGGCGCCATCGGCACCCTGGTGGGCGAGCCCAACAAGGGCCTGCAAGCCATGTTCGTGATGATGAATGCCGCGCGCCTGGGTGTGGGCAACCAGTCGCTGGGCCTGACCGAGGTGGCGTTCCAGAACGCTTTGGCCTACGCCAAGGACCGACTGCAGATGCGCAGCCTGTCCGGCGTCAAGGCCAAGGACAAGCCGGCCGATCCCATCATCGTCCACCCCGATGTGCGCCGCATGCTGATGACGGCCAAGGCCTATGCCGAAGGCGGCCGCGCCTTGTCCACCTTCAGCGCCTTGCTGATCGATACCGAGCTCCACCACCCCGATGAAAAAGTGCGCAAGGACAGCGCCGAGCTGGTGGCCTTGCTGACCCCCATCGTCAAGGCCTTCATCACCGACAACGGCTGGACCGCGACTACGCTGAGCCAGCAGGTCTTTGGCGGCCATGGCTTCATCACTGAGTGGGGCATGGAGCAGTTTGTGCGCGACAACCGCATCAACATGATCTACGAAGGTACGAACGGCGTGCAGGCGCTGGATTTGCTGGGCCGCAAGATCCTGGGCAACCAGGGGGCCACGCTCAAGAAGTTCGGCAAGCTGATTGCCAAGCTGGTGGAGGAAGAGGGCGTCAACGAAAAGATGAGCGAGTTCATCACGCCCATCGCCGTGCTGGGCGATCAGATGACCAAGTTCACCACCGAGATCGGCTTCAAGGGCATGCAAAACCCCGATGAAGTGGGCGCCGCTTCCGTGGACTATCTGCGTGTGGCAGGCCATCTGGTGTTTGGCTATCTGTTTGCCCGCATGGCCCAGGTGGCGCTGCGCGAGATTGCCAGCGGCAATACCGATGCCTTCTATCTGGCCAAGCTGCAGACCGCGCGTTTTTACTTCGCCAAGCTGTTCCCCGAAACCGCCACGCTGATGCGCACGGCGCGCGCGGGCAGCAAGTCCCTCATGGATACCGATGCAGCT
- a CDS encoding response regulator transcription factor, with product MRLLLVEDDVMVASGIKLGLSDAGYAVDWVGSAERALEVLASEAFDVAVIDIGLPGINGLELTRRLRNSEMESKAMPVLILTARDALQDRVQGLDLGADDYMVKPFELPELLARLRALMRRSQAATSAVLNFGCIELDTAGRRAGARQAQQDGESEGKLLPIDLGPREWTVLEYLLLNAPKPASKDKLLQALTGWDREITPNAVEVYVSRLRSKLEPHGVALRSIRGFGYRLELMPEAG from the coding sequence ATGCGTTTGCTTCTGGTGGAAGATGATGTGATGGTGGCCAGCGGTATCAAGCTGGGTCTTTCTGATGCTGGTTACGCCGTGGATTGGGTGGGCAGCGCCGAGCGTGCACTGGAGGTGCTGGCTTCCGAAGCTTTTGATGTGGCGGTGATCGATATCGGCTTGCCGGGGATTAACGGGCTGGAGTTGACTCGCCGCTTGCGCAACAGCGAGATGGAGAGCAAGGCCATGCCGGTGCTGATTCTCACGGCGCGCGATGCCTTGCAGGACCGGGTACAGGGCCTGGATCTGGGTGCGGATGACTATATGGTCAAGCCCTTCGAGTTGCCCGAGCTGCTGGCGCGCCTGCGTGCCCTCATGCGTCGCTCGCAGGCAGCGACGTCCGCTGTGCTGAATTTTGGCTGCATAGAGCTCGATACCGCAGGCCGCCGGGCCGGTGCCCGCCAGGCGCAGCAAGACGGCGAGAGCGAAGGCAAGCTCTTGCCTATCGACCTGGGCCCGCGCGAATGGACGGTGCTGGAGTATTTGCTGCTCAATGCCCCCAAGCCGGCCAGCAAGGACAAGCTTTTGCAGGCCTTGACCGGCTGGGATCGCGAAATCACGCCCAATGCCGTGGAAGTCTATGTCTCGCGCCTGCGCAGCAAGCTGGAGCCTCATGGCGTGGCGCTGCGCTCCATTCGCGGCTTTGGCTACCGACTGGAGCTGATGCCTGAAGCGGGCTGA
- the wecB gene encoding UDP-N-acetylglucosamine 2-epimerase (non-hydrolyzing): MKKLKVMTVVGTRPEIIRLSRVLARLDENCEHVVVHTGQNYDYELNQIFFDDLGIRKPDHFLNAAGGSAAETIGKIIAAMDAVLIAEQPEALLVLGDTNSCLSVIPAKRRKVPIFHMEAGNRCFDQRVPEETNRRIVDHTADINLTYSSIAREYLLREGLPPDQVIKTGSPMFEVLTHYRERIDASDVLQRLGLQQGNFFVVSAHREENIESDRNFSKLVQVLNKVAEVYGLPVIVSTHPRTQKRVEAMGAQFHSSVQLLKPLGFTDYNKLQLSARAVLSDSGTINEESSILNFPALNLREAHERPEGMEEAAVMMVGLEVLRVLQGLAILQNQLRGDKRLLRQVSDYSMPNVSDKVVRIIHSYTDYVNRVVWKKY; the protein is encoded by the coding sequence ATGAAAAAACTCAAAGTCATGACCGTGGTCGGTACCCGGCCTGAAATCATCCGTCTTTCCCGTGTGTTGGCTCGCCTGGACGAGAATTGCGAGCATGTTGTGGTGCATACGGGTCAAAACTACGACTATGAGCTGAACCAGATCTTCTTTGATGACCTTGGCATTCGCAAGCCGGATCACTTCCTGAACGCTGCGGGCGGCAGCGCTGCAGAGACCATCGGCAAGATCATTGCCGCCATGGATGCCGTGTTGATAGCCGAGCAGCCCGAGGCGCTGCTGGTGCTGGGTGATACCAACAGTTGCTTGTCGGTGATTCCTGCCAAACGACGCAAGGTCCCGATCTTCCACATGGAGGCGGGCAACCGCTGCTTCGACCAGCGTGTTCCTGAGGAGACCAATCGCCGCATCGTGGATCACACGGCTGATATCAATCTCACCTACAGCAGCATTGCGCGTGAGTATCTGCTGCGCGAAGGCCTGCCACCGGATCAGGTGATCAAGACCGGTAGCCCAATGTTCGAGGTGCTGACGCATTATCGCGAGCGTATCGATGCCTCCGATGTGCTACAGCGGCTGGGACTGCAGCAGGGAAACTTCTTCGTGGTCAGCGCGCACCGCGAAGAGAACATTGAGTCCGACCGCAATTTCAGCAAGCTGGTACAGGTGCTCAACAAGGTGGCCGAAGTTTACGGTTTGCCCGTGATCGTCTCCACGCACCCACGCACTCAGAAGCGGGTGGAAGCGATGGGAGCACAGTTTCATTCCTCGGTGCAACTGCTCAAACCGCTGGGCTTCACGGATTACAACAAGCTGCAGTTGTCTGCGCGGGCGGTGCTTTCCGACAGCGGAACTATCAATGAGGAATCGTCCATTTTGAACTTTCCGGCCCTGAACCTGCGCGAAGCCCATGAGCGTCCGGAAGGCATGGAGGAGGCTGCTGTGATGATGGTGGGTTTGGAGGTGCTGCGGGTGCTGCAGGGGCTGGCGATTTTGCAGAACCAGCTACGGGGCGACAAACGACTGTTGCGCCAAGTGTCTGACTACAGCATGCCGAACGTAAGCGACAAGGTAGTCCGTATCATTCACAGCTATACCGATTATGTGAATCGGGTGGTATGGAAGAAATACTGA
- a CDS encoding WbuC family cupin fold metalloprotein — protein MSVRVFSEDLMSLLIDEAEANPRRRKHKNLHADYQEACQRFFNAIEPDSYLRPHYHGPYQGAETLIAIKGLLAFMVFGSEGEVQAVHLFGARNHADEPGVAVGVEVQPEQWHTVISLESGSILLEIKGGPFDPEAPKYFAPWAPEEMTQEGEIYLEALKKHVSLPG, from the coding sequence ATGTCGGTACGAGTTTTCTCTGAGGATTTGATGAGCTTATTGATAGATGAGGCCGAAGCCAATCCTAGAAGACGAAAGCATAAGAATCTGCATGCTGACTACCAAGAGGCATGCCAGCGGTTCTTCAATGCGATTGAGCCCGATAGCTATCTAAGGCCTCACTACCACGGACCCTATCAGGGGGCAGAAACCTTGATTGCCATCAAGGGCTTGCTGGCTTTCATGGTTTTTGGAAGCGAAGGTGAAGTGCAGGCAGTTCACCTATTCGGCGCGAGAAATCACGCAGATGAGCCGGGCGTGGCCGTGGGGGTCGAGGTTCAGCCGGAGCAATGGCACACAGTTATTTCACTTGAAAGTGGCTCTATATTGCTCGAAATAAAGGGTGGCCCATTTGATCCTGAAGCTCCGAAGTACTTCGCCCCCTGGGCCCCCGAGGAAATGACACAAGAAGGTGAAATTTATCTGGAAGCCTTGAAGAAGCACGTTTCACTTCCTGGGTAG
- a CDS encoding glycosyltransferase: MDRIVPQLPLQFERTPWPPSGQQVSSTTKSHMFSSQFSFFELIRYDAFIALLASFATCLFLVFTKKWHGSLSMDSSNGVQKIHTTPTPRIGGIGIAIGVFAGFAASSHDPAAAEKRMILSAILMAGIPAFIFGLLEDLTKKVSVKIRLLATMASGVLGWGITGTSLTHVDVPGIDFLLSFTVISVIFTAIAVGGVANSINIIDGLNGLTAGTALIILAAFGVIARQVGDIPLAFTCLIIAGAVAGFFFVNWPKGKIFLGDGGAYFLGFTLAWIAVLLPERNHSVSPWTSLLICSYPIIEVGFSILRRALREGYSPTEPDFFHLHSLANKRWARKIFANFSKSMQNGLTAPFLWIYATIPCSLAVMTYQSKLLTAASFIFSFLCYLMFYRKLAFFRWLPRK, from the coding sequence ATGGACCGCATTGTGCCGCAATTACCATTGCAGTTCGAACGGACCCCGTGGCCGCCGTCAGGCCAGCAAGTTAGTTCCACCACGAAAAGCCACATGTTCTCAAGTCAATTTTCATTTTTTGAATTAATAAGATATGACGCATTTATTGCTCTGCTTGCATCATTTGCCACATGTCTATTCTTAGTTTTTACGAAAAAATGGCATGGTAGCCTCTCCATGGATTCGAGTAACGGGGTTCAAAAAATTCACACTACCCCAACTCCGAGAATTGGTGGTATAGGTATTGCAATAGGCGTCTTTGCAGGCTTCGCCGCCTCCAGCCATGACCCTGCAGCAGCAGAAAAGAGAATGATTCTTAGCGCCATTTTGATGGCTGGCATCCCTGCTTTTATTTTTGGCCTCTTGGAGGATTTGACTAAAAAAGTTTCCGTAAAAATCCGCCTTCTCGCCACCATGGCCTCGGGTGTTTTAGGTTGGGGAATTACAGGTACATCACTCACCCATGTCGATGTTCCTGGCATTGATTTTTTGCTGAGTTTTACCGTTATATCCGTCATCTTTACCGCCATCGCTGTAGGCGGCGTTGCCAACTCCATCAATATCATTGATGGACTAAATGGCCTGACGGCGGGCACTGCATTGATTATATTGGCGGCATTCGGCGTTATCGCAAGGCAGGTAGGAGATATCCCGCTTGCATTCACTTGCCTGATTATTGCAGGTGCCGTTGCAGGCTTCTTCTTTGTCAACTGGCCCAAAGGAAAAATATTTTTAGGTGATGGTGGCGCCTATTTTCTAGGATTTACGCTGGCCTGGATTGCCGTTCTGCTCCCGGAGCGGAATCATTCCGTTTCGCCATGGACTAGCCTTCTGATTTGCTCGTACCCAATTATCGAAGTAGGCTTTAGTATTTTACGAAGAGCCTTACGCGAAGGGTATAGTCCAACTGAGCCGGATTTCTTTCATCTACACTCTCTAGCCAACAAACGCTGGGCACGAAAGATATTTGCCAATTTTTCAAAGTCAATGCAAAATGGGTTGACCGCCCCATTTCTCTGGATTTATGCAACAATCCCTTGTTCATTGGCGGTCATGACTTACCAAAGCAAGCTTTTGACTGCTGCATCTTTCATATTTAGTTTTTTATGCTACTTGATGTTCTATCGAAAGCTGGCATTCTTTAGATGGCTACCCAGGAAGTGA